A segment of the Amycolatopsis thermophila genome:
GTCCGGCAAGAACGTGTTCGCGAACCTGTGGACAAGTCCGTTCACGCACGCCCGATCGAGTTAACGGAACCTACTTATCCACAGAAGTAGAAATGCCTGCTGACAGCCTCGCCCGGAGCGGCCATTGTGGAACCCGGACCGCGGGAGTGCGGTCCCCACAGGGAAACTCACAGGGGAGATCAGAGATGTTCGGCATTCTCGGGAGAACTCGCGCGTACCTGCCCAAGGCGCTCGTCCTGGCCGCGCTGGGACTGCTGGCGGCCGGAGGTGTCGCCGAGGCGGAACCCACTCCGCCGACCGGTAACGGGTGCGAGCAGGGCGAGTTCTGCGCGTGGTCGGGAGACTTCTACGGGGGCACGGTGCAGATGCTCGACCTCCGCACGGCCAATCCCGGCGAGTGCATCCCGCTCGGCGGCGATGCCCGGTCTTTCGTCAACCGGCTGGACCGCGAGGTGACCGTGTACCAGGGCGAGGACTGCTCCACCGAGGGGGACTTCACGACGTACCCCGGCGGCGGGACGTTCGTACCGCACGCCCCGTTCATCGTGCGGGCGATCCAGATCTGGGACAACAACTGACATCGCCCCGCCACAGTCGAGACCGGCGTCCGCTCGCTCCTGGGGACACGTGAGTCCGGGCGGGCGGCGGTCGGGAATCGCTTTCCCGCAGCGGTTCCCGCCCACGGGCGCGCCGAGGCACACGGCGCGCCCGTGGGTTCTCCCAAGCCGCCTGTCGACGCGGCCGGATGTCAGTCAGTCGCGCGAGGGCGGCTGACTGATCAACTCCGGTCCCGGTAGGCGTTGAGGTCCTCCGGAGGGTTGGCGGCGGCGGGACGGCTGAGCACGGCCCGGATGCGTGCCGGGTCGACCTTCGGACGGCGATCGGCGGTGAGCAGGCCGTTGCGTTCCTGCTCGGTATCGGTCAGCTGCGTGTAGCAGAAGCCGGCGAGGGCGGGTGAGGTCAGGACAGCGGTGACGAGTTCCTCCAGGCGCGCCACCAGGTCGTCGTCATCGACAACCGTCGAATAGCCGAACCACTTCTCGCCTTCGGCGGGCACGTGGGAAAGGCCGCCGAACTCGGTCAGCATGATCGGACGGACGGGTTCGGCGTGGGGGTCGATGTCGCCGAGCAGGAGGCGGCGGCCGCCTGGCCGGCCGGTGGACAGGGTACCGTGCAGCGCCTCGGCGTCACCGTAGCGAATGGACAGAGCGGACCCGGTCGGCGCGTAGTCATGCACCCCGACGATGTCGGCCTCCGGGATCTCCCAGCCGTCGTTGCCGATGACGGGCCGCGTGGGGTCGATGCTCTTGGTGAGGTGGTACAGGGATCGGACGAAGTGAACCTGTGCGGGCTCGGTGGCGATGTCGGGCACGCCCCAGCTTTCGTTGACCGGCACCCAGGTGACGATGCTGGGGTGGCTGCGGTCCCGGCGCAGGATCTCCAGCCATTCCCAGGTGAGCCGTTCGACGGCTTCGGGTGCGAACTCGTAGGCGTTCGCGGTCTCGCCCCAGACCAGGAGGCCGAGCCGGTCGCACCAGAAGAGGAACCGCGGATCCTCGGCCTTCTGGTGCACGCGCACGCCGGTGAAGCCCAGTTCCTTGGCGAGTTCGACTTCGTGGCGCAACGCGACAGCATCGGGGGCGGCGAGGTGTGACTGCGGCCAGTAGCCCTGCTCGAGCACCATGCGCGGGTAGTACGGGACGTGATTGAGGAGGAAGCGACCATCGGCCACGCCGACCTCGCGCAGGCCCAGGTAGCTGGACACGACATCGGAAGGCGCCTCGGCGGCGTGCAGTTCGACGGCGGCGTCCACCAGCACCGGGTGCTCCGGGGACCACAGCAGCCGGGAACGG
Coding sequences within it:
- a CDS encoding peptidase inhibitor family I36 protein; the protein is MFGILGRTRAYLPKALVLAALGLLAAGGVAEAEPTPPTGNGCEQGEFCAWSGDFYGGTVQMLDLRTANPGECIPLGGDARSFVNRLDREVTVYQGEDCSTEGDFTTYPGGGTFVPHAPFIVRAIQIWDNN
- a CDS encoding glycoside hydrolase family 2 protein, coding for MIAADPDRLCPRPQLVRSEWFELDGEWGFAFDDDDRGLAGQWFTKPDAFDRTITVPYPPESELSGVHEPGPHGVVWYRREVDTPPIPPGHRLILHFAAVDYAASVWVNGIHLGSHTGGQTPFSFDITQALGADGPQVIVLRAEDRADEGTQPRGKQDWHREPHDIWYHRTTGIWQPVWAEVVPALHLRELHWTTDIARASVVCEGEFSVAPGEAVTVRVVLRLGDEILAEQSVRVDRRRFRFDVAVPALRHGPDRSRLLWSPEHPVLVDAAVELHAAEAPSDVVSSYLGLREVGVADGRFLLNHVPYYPRMVLEQGYWPQSHLAAPDAVALRHEVELAKELGFTGVRVHQKAEDPRFLFWCDRLGLLVWGETANAYEFAPEAVERLTWEWLEILRRDRSHPSIVTWVPVNESWGVPDIATEPAQVHFVRSLYHLTKSIDPTRPVIGNDGWEIPEADIVGVHDYAPTGSALSIRYGDAEALHGTLSTGRPGGRRLLLGDIDPHAEPVRPIMLTEFGGLSHVPAEGEKWFGYSTVVDDDDLVARLEELVTAVLTSPALAGFCYTQLTDTEQERNGLLTADRRPKVDPARIRAVLSRPAAANPPEDLNAYRDRS